Proteins encoded in a region of the Thunnus maccoyii chromosome 4, fThuMac1.1, whole genome shotgun sequence genome:
- the rgs19 gene encoding regulator of G-protein signaling 19 isoform X2: MCLRKRSGYRPPDLINAKIYTGPIPAEREGELAMGGGRSETSALSGTGGGRDVTTTQNSQRPNACCFCWCCCCSCSWNEEERRKRRRKRISQDTKMETIPNCEACTKPSVEEIRLWSQSFDKLMRNPAGRNVFREFLRTEYSEENMLFWLACEDLKKEINKGTIEEKARSIYEDYISILSPKEVSLDARVREVINRKMQEPAPHTFEDAQLQIYTLMHRDSYPRFLSSSIYKSLIHGGSRTSSES, encoded by the exons TACACAGGTCCGATCCCGGCCGAGCGAGAGGGCGAGCTGGCCATGGGGGGAGGTCGCAGCGAGACCTCGGCACTGAGCGGGACGGGAGGGGGGCGAGACGTGACCACGACCCAGAATTCCCAACGGCCCAACGCCTGCTGTTtctgctggtgctgctgttgcAGCTGCTCATG gaatgaagaggagaggaggaagaggaggaggaagagaataTCACAAGACACCAAGATGGAAACCATACCAAACTGTGAAGCTTG CACCAAACCCTCAGTGGAAGAGATCCGGCTCTGGTCTCAGTCCTTTGACAAGCTGATGAGGAACCCGGCGGGTCGAAATGTTTTCCGGGAGTTTTTGCGGACAGAGTACAGTGAAGAGAACATGCTGTTCTGGCTGGCCTGCGAAGACCTCAAAAAGGAAATCAACAAGGGCACCATCGAGGAGAAGGCACGCTCCATCTACGAGGACTACATTTCCATACTGTCGCCaaaagag GTGAGTCTGGATGCCCGGGTACGAGAGGTGATCAACAGGAAGATGCAGGAACCGGCGCCTCACACGTTTGAAGACGCCCAGCTGCAGATCTACACGTTGATGCACAGGGACTCCTACCCACGATTCCTCTCCTCCAGCATCTACAAGTCGCTCATTCACGGCGGCTCGCGCACCTCCTCGGAATCCTAG
- the rgs19 gene encoding regulator of G-protein signaling 19 isoform X4, protein MGGGRSETSALSGTGGGRDVTTTQNSQRPNACCFCWCCCCSCSCLTFRNEEERRKRRRKRISQDTKMETIPNCEACTKPSVEEIRLWSQSFDKLMRNPAGRNVFREFLRTEYSEENMLFWLACEDLKKEINKGTIEEKARSIYEDYISILSPKEVSLDARVREVINRKMQEPAPHTFEDAQLQIYTLMHRDSYPRFLSSSIYKSLIHGGSRTSSES, encoded by the exons ATGGGGGGAGGTCGCAGCGAGACCTCGGCACTGAGCGGGACGGGAGGGGGGCGAGACGTGACCACGACCCAGAATTCCCAACGGCCCAACGCCTGCTGTTtctgctggtgctgctgttgcAGCTGCTCATG TCTCACTTTCAGgaatgaagaggagaggaggaagaggaggaggaagagaataTCACAAGACACCAAGATGGAAACCATACCAAACTGTGAAGCTTG CACCAAACCCTCAGTGGAAGAGATCCGGCTCTGGTCTCAGTCCTTTGACAAGCTGATGAGGAACCCGGCGGGTCGAAATGTTTTCCGGGAGTTTTTGCGGACAGAGTACAGTGAAGAGAACATGCTGTTCTGGCTGGCCTGCGAAGACCTCAAAAAGGAAATCAACAAGGGCACCATCGAGGAGAAGGCACGCTCCATCTACGAGGACTACATTTCCATACTGTCGCCaaaagag GTGAGTCTGGATGCCCGGGTACGAGAGGTGATCAACAGGAAGATGCAGGAACCGGCGCCTCACACGTTTGAAGACGCCCAGCTGCAGATCTACACGTTGATGCACAGGGACTCCTACCCACGATTCCTCTCCTCCAGCATCTACAAGTCGCTCATTCACGGCGGCTCGCGCACCTCCTCGGAATCCTAG
- the rgs19 gene encoding regulator of G-protein signaling 19 isoform X1, with amino-acid sequence MCLRKRSGYRPPDLINAKIYTGPIPAEREGELAMGGGRSETSALSGTGGGRDVTTTQNSQRPNACCFCWCCCCSCSCLTFRNEEERRKRRRKRISQDTKMETIPNCEACTKPSVEEIRLWSQSFDKLMRNPAGRNVFREFLRTEYSEENMLFWLACEDLKKEINKGTIEEKARSIYEDYISILSPKEVSLDARVREVINRKMQEPAPHTFEDAQLQIYTLMHRDSYPRFLSSSIYKSLIHGGSRTSSES; translated from the exons TACACAGGTCCGATCCCGGCCGAGCGAGAGGGCGAGCTGGCCATGGGGGGAGGTCGCAGCGAGACCTCGGCACTGAGCGGGACGGGAGGGGGGCGAGACGTGACCACGACCCAGAATTCCCAACGGCCCAACGCCTGCTGTTtctgctggtgctgctgttgcAGCTGCTCATG TCTCACTTTCAGgaatgaagaggagaggaggaagaggaggaggaagagaataTCACAAGACACCAAGATGGAAACCATACCAAACTGTGAAGCTTG CACCAAACCCTCAGTGGAAGAGATCCGGCTCTGGTCTCAGTCCTTTGACAAGCTGATGAGGAACCCGGCGGGTCGAAATGTTTTCCGGGAGTTTTTGCGGACAGAGTACAGTGAAGAGAACATGCTGTTCTGGCTGGCCTGCGAAGACCTCAAAAAGGAAATCAACAAGGGCACCATCGAGGAGAAGGCACGCTCCATCTACGAGGACTACATTTCCATACTGTCGCCaaaagag GTGAGTCTGGATGCCCGGGTACGAGAGGTGATCAACAGGAAGATGCAGGAACCGGCGCCTCACACGTTTGAAGACGCCCAGCTGCAGATCTACACGTTGATGCACAGGGACTCCTACCCACGATTCCTCTCCTCCAGCATCTACAAGTCGCTCATTCACGGCGGCTCGCGCACCTCCTCGGAATCCTAG
- the rgs19 gene encoding regulator of G-protein signaling 19 isoform X3, producing MTDVLYTGPIPAEREGELAMGGGRSETSALSGTGGGRDVTTTQNSQRPNACCFCWCCCCSCSCLTFRNEEERRKRRRKRISQDTKMETIPNCEACTKPSVEEIRLWSQSFDKLMRNPAGRNVFREFLRTEYSEENMLFWLACEDLKKEINKGTIEEKARSIYEDYISILSPKEVSLDARVREVINRKMQEPAPHTFEDAQLQIYTLMHRDSYPRFLSSSIYKSLIHGGSRTSSES from the exons TACACAGGTCCGATCCCGGCCGAGCGAGAGGGCGAGCTGGCCATGGGGGGAGGTCGCAGCGAGACCTCGGCACTGAGCGGGACGGGAGGGGGGCGAGACGTGACCACGACCCAGAATTCCCAACGGCCCAACGCCTGCTGTTtctgctggtgctgctgttgcAGCTGCTCATG TCTCACTTTCAGgaatgaagaggagaggaggaagaggaggaggaagagaataTCACAAGACACCAAGATGGAAACCATACCAAACTGTGAAGCTTG CACCAAACCCTCAGTGGAAGAGATCCGGCTCTGGTCTCAGTCCTTTGACAAGCTGATGAGGAACCCGGCGGGTCGAAATGTTTTCCGGGAGTTTTTGCGGACAGAGTACAGTGAAGAGAACATGCTGTTCTGGCTGGCCTGCGAAGACCTCAAAAAGGAAATCAACAAGGGCACCATCGAGGAGAAGGCACGCTCCATCTACGAGGACTACATTTCCATACTGTCGCCaaaagag GTGAGTCTGGATGCCCGGGTACGAGAGGTGATCAACAGGAAGATGCAGGAACCGGCGCCTCACACGTTTGAAGACGCCCAGCTGCAGATCTACACGTTGATGCACAGGGACTCCTACCCACGATTCCTCTCCTCCAGCATCTACAAGTCGCTCATTCACGGCGGCTCGCGCACCTCCTCGGAATCCTAG